The Rissa tridactyla isolate bRisTri1 chromosome 6, bRisTri1.patW.cur.20221130, whole genome shotgun sequence genome includes a region encoding these proteins:
- the LOC128911099 gene encoding IgGFc-binding protein-like, with translation MFPGLHPEPFVAVEVDSGLRRVVASKGPVFALPSFCLPTTAAGDGYYIYLQGTNALPGFVAHLVSPVCSSEGPHCFRFWYHMFGTAEEMALRVYVAKDEDLLLVWSSVGNHGDRWNLGEITVHSTGNLQIVLEGEWGEDVRSNVALDDLSIEKGYCTGNVTPTTPGTIITTPSEDTTTSAPIPGPGTCVVEGDPHYHTFDKQLHHFMGTCTYTLSKLCESNGSLPYFNVEAANEHRGGNTRVSYVRYVDVDVAGQRIRLGKGGVVTVNGVAEILPCTPAAGVQVSSSGFYTVVTTDFGLRVKFDGNHRVEVTLPSTFGQKVCGMCGNYNGMAADDFLNPEGMLEPDSTSLGNSWQVSNDSSCSAGPLPTPACNETDKQVIASSHFCGLLNDTSGPFQMCHAVLSPISYFDTCLYDLCELELDREALCKSLQSYADACQSLGVKIPVWRNATFCPITCPANSHYEPCGAACPATCVDPMAPVTCSLPCVEGCVCDSGYLLYNDRCVPSQQCGCWHNGQHYPVGSEFWTDNTCSSKCTCPARGSKVQCFSASCPADQYCGVKDGKPACLEESYGICHVHGDPHYDTFDKVTHNFMGNCTYTLAKVCSNSTSLPYFNVEAKNEHRGNTRVSYVREVLVEVYGERIAIVKKEKSQVLVNNVRQTLPVSAAGGAITVSRSGRYIVLETDFNLRVSYDTDHSVEVKVPTAYFNLTCGMCGNFNNRREDDYMMPNGQQAADSNELGESWQVPDNDSSCGVPVPSPPCSAEEEKLYRSDQFCGMLTARPGSFERCHAVINPQNYFDTCFYDLCALNGGQEVLCAALEAYADACQAVGVTVLPWRNTTFCPLPCPANSYYDPCTTGCPATCVDRQAPQNCSKPCMEGCACNSGFFLSGDTCVPEAHCGCLFEGIYYSQGEYSVNENCTRQCRCEANGQMVCSTLSCGEDEVCKIQNGQRGCYPASTALCHIYGDPHYSTFDGKLHHFQGSCNYTVVTGCDNSSVGFTVTTRNKHRGSRTWTALNSVALSVEGLHIALRQNKAVYINGALASLPASPAPGVTVSLSGSYVRVSTKLGLQLQFNGDHELLVRVSEKHKGKLCGLCGTYTGSQQDDFMRPDGVVVPDFNDFGASWMVPDDEWLCDPAIIPPVSCSPSEEEAANKQCAILTQLGGPFQSCHAVLPPKTYFESCVYDQCATGGSTEQLCNDLGAYAAACAEAGVSLGDWSAGTVCAPTTSAPLPDTSTRPPHTTAPAPETSTGPSTSQPATTLPGITTQLPQTPSPSTPTPSSGTLVLPAHLLLLVAAVHFTPSKARDHGMERL, from the exons ATGTTTCCCGGCCTTCATCCAGAGCCCTTTGTGGCAGTCGAGGTGGACTCGGGGCTGAGGAGGGTTGTGGCTAGCAAAGGGCCCGTGTTTGCTCTCCCTTCCTTTTGCCTGCCTACAACTGCAGCAGGGG ATGGCTACTACATCTACCTGCAAGGGACCAATGCCCTTCCCGGCTTTGTGGCTCATCTTGTCAGTCCGGTGTGCAGTTCGGAAGGACCGCACTGCTTCCGCTTCTGGTATCACATGTTCGGAACGGCTGAAGAAATGGCCCTGCGGGTGTACGTGGCTAAGGACGAAGACCTGCTGCTGGTCTGGAGCAGCGTTGGGAACCACGGGGACAGGTGGAACTTGGGAGAGATCACAGTACACAGCACAGGAAACCTGCAG ATTGTCCTGGAGGGAGAATGGGGTGAAGACGTCCGGAGCAACGTAGCATTGGATGATCTGTCCATTGAAAAGGGATACTGCACAG GCAATGTGACTCCAACAACACCAGGCACCATCATCACCACACCTTCAGAAGACACAACAACGTCAGCACCCATACCAGGCCCAG GGACCTGTGTGGTGGAAGGAGACCCTCACTACCACACGTTCGACAAGCAGCTACACCACTTCATGGGCACCTGCACCTACACCCTTTCCAAGCTGTGCGAAAGCAACGGCTCGCTGCCCTACTTCAACGTGGAAGCGGCCAATGAACACAGGGGAGGCAACACTCGCGTGTCCTATGTCCGATACGTGGATGTCGATGTGGCTGGCCAGCGGATAAGGCTGGGGAAGGGTGGAGTGGTGACG GTCAATGGAGTGGCAGagatcctgccctgcaccccagccGCGGGCGTGCAGGTCTCGTCCAGCGGATTCTACACAGTGGTCACGACAGACTTTGGCTTGAGAGTGAAGTTTGATGGGAACCATCGGGTGGAGGTGACGCTTCCCAGCACCTTTGGGCAGAAGGTTTGTGGCATGTGTGGGAACTACAACGGGATGGCAGCAGATGACTTCCTGAACCCAGAAGGGATGCTGGAGCCAGACTCCACCAGCCTGGGCAACAGCTGGCAGGTGTCCAACGACAGCAG ctgctcaGCCGGACcactccccaccccagcctgcaATGAGACGGACAAGCAAGTCATTGCCAGCAGCCACTTCTGTGGGCTCCTCAACGACACCAGCGGCCCATTTCAGATGTGCCACGCTGTGCTGAGCCCCATCAGTTACTTTGACACCTGCCTTTATGACCTGTGTGAGCTGGAGCTGGACCGCGAAGCCCTGTGCAAGAGCTTGCAGTCCTACGCAGATGCCTGCCAGTCACTTGGTGTCAAGATCCCCGTGTGGAGGAACGCAACCTTCTGCC CCATCACCTGTCCAGCCAACAGTCACTACGAGCCCTGTGGTGCAGCCTGCCCTGCCACCTGTGTTGACCCAATGGCTCCTGTTACCTGCAGCCTGCCGTGCGTCGAAGGATGTGTGTGCGACAGTGGGTACCTGCTCTACAATGACCGATGTGTGCCCAGCCAGCAGTGCGGGTGCTGGCACAACGGGCAGCACTACCCCGTGGGCTCGGAGTTCTGGACGGACAACACGTGCTCCTCAAAGTGCACGTGTCCCGCACGGGGAAGCAAAGTCCAGTGCTTCAGTGCCTCATGCCCTGCGGACCAGTACTGCGGGGTGAAGGACGGGAAACCTGCATGCCTCGAAGAATCCTACGGCATCTGCCACGTCCACGGTGACCCTCACTACGACACCTTTGACAAGGTGACGCACAACTTCATGGGCAACTGCACCTACACGCTGGCCAAAGTGTGCTCCAACAGCACCTCCCTGCCCTACTTCAACGTGGAGGCCAAGAACGAGCATCGTGGGAACACCAGAGTGTCCTACGTGCGCGAAGTCCTGGTTGAGGTGTACGGAGAGCGCATTGCCATTGTCAAGAAGGAGAAGAGCCAAGTGCTG GTGAACAATGTGCGCCAGACCTTGCCGGTGAGCGCAGCCGGAGGTGCCATCACGGTGAGCAGGAGCGGCCGCTACATCGTCCTGGAGACAGACTTCAACCTCCGAGTGTCCTACGACACTGACCACTCGGTGGAGGTGAAGGTGCCCACTGCCTACTTCAACCTGACCTGTGGCATGTGCGGGAACTTCAACAACCGGAGAGAGGACGATTACATGATGCCCAATGGGCAGCAAGCCGCAGACTCCAACGAgctgggggagagctggcaggtccCAGACAATGACTCCTCTTgcggtgtccccgtcccctccccaccctgcagcgCAGAAGAGGAGAAGCTCTACCGATCGGACCAGTTCTGTGGCATGCTGACTGCCAGGCCTGGCTCTTTTGAGAGGTGCCACGCTGTGATCAACCCCCAGAACTACTTTGACACCTGTTTCTATGACCTTTGTGCCCTGAATGGTGGCCAGGAGGTCCTGTGTGCTGCTCTGGAGGCCTACGCTGATGCATGCCAGGCAGTCGGCGTGACTGTCCTTCCCTGGAGGAACACCACTTTCTGCC CCCTGCCTTGCCCCGCCAACAGCTACTATGACCCTTGCACGACTGGCTGTCCTGCCACCTGTGTTGACCGACAAGCCCCGCAGAACTGCTCCAAGCCCTGCATGGAGGGCTGTGCGTGTAACTCTGGCTTCTTCCTCAGCGGAGACACCTGTGTGCCTGAGGCCCACTGTGGCTGCCTCTTTGAGGGGATCTACTACAGC caagGCGAGTACTCTGTGAACGAGAACTGCACTCGGCAGTGCCGGTGTGAAGCCAACGGCCAGATGGTTTGCTCTACGTTGTCCTGTGGTGAGGACGAGGTCTGCAAGATCCAGAATGGCCAGAGGGGCTGTTACCCAGCCAGCACTGCTCTCTGCCACATCTACGGTGACCCGCATTACAGCACCTTCGATGGGAAGCTTCACCACTTCCAGGGCTCCTGCAACTACACGGTGGTGACGGGCTGTGACAACTCCTCCGTTGGCTTCACTGTCACCACCCGCAACAAACATCGCGGCAGCCGGACATGGACAGCTCTGAACTCTGTGGCACTCTCCGTGGAAGGCCTCCACATTGCACTGCGCCAGAACAAGGCGGTCTAC ATCAACGGTGCTCTGGCCTCCCTGCCGGCCTCTCCTGCCCCTGGTGTGACTGTCTCCCTGAGTGGCTCCTACGTGCGGGTTTCTACCAAGCTGGGCCTGCAGCTGCAGTTCAATGGGGACCATGAGCTCTTGGTGAGGGTGTCTGAGAAGCACAAGGGTAAGCTGTGTGGGCTGTGTGGGACGTACACCGGGAGCCAGCAGGATGACTTCATGCGACCCGATGGGGTTGTCGTGCCGGACTTCAATGACTTTGGAGCCAGCTGGATGGTGCCGGATGATGAGTGGCT GTGTGACCCGGCCATCATCCCACCTGTGTCCTGCTCCCCCTCCGAGGAGGAGGCAGCTAACAAGCAGTGTGCAATCCTCACGCAACTTGGTGGCCCATTCCAGTCATGCCACGCAGTTCTGCCACCCAAGACGTACTTTGAGAGCTGTGTCTATGACCAGTGTGCCACTGGTGGCAGCACGGAGCAGCTCTGCAATGACCTGGGGGCCTAtgcagcagcctgtgctgaggCAGGCGTTTCTCTGGGAGACTGGAGTGCTGGCACTGTCTGTG CTCCTACAACCTCGGCCCCCTTGCCAGACACTTCAACGCGGCCTCCACATACAACAGCACCAGCGCCCGAGACGAGCACAG
- the LOC128911100 gene encoding mucin-2-like, whose translation MRPDGVVVPDFNDFGASWMVPDDEWLCDPAIIPPVSCSPSEEEAANKQCAILTQLGGPFQSCHAVLPPKTYFESCVYDQCATGGSTEQLCNDLGAYAAACAEAGVSLGDWSAGTVCAPTTSAPLPDTSTRPPHTTAPAPETSTGPSTSQPATTLPGITTQLPQTPSPSTPTPSSGTLVLPAHLLLLVAAVHFTPSKARDHGMERL comes from the exons ATGCGACCCGATGGGGTTGTCGTGCCGGACTTCAATGACTTTGGAGCCAGCTGGATGGTGCCGGATGATGAGTGGCT GTGTGACCCGGCCATCATCCCACCTGTGTCCTGCTCCCCCTCCGAGGAGGAGGCAGCTAACAAGCAGTGTGCAATCCTCACGCAACTTGGTGGCCCATTCCAGTCATGCCACGCAGTTCTGCCACCCAAGACGTACTTTGAGAGCTGTGTCTATGACCAGTGTGCCACTGGTGGCAGCACGGAGCAGCTCTGCAATGACCTGGGGGCCTAtgcagcagcctgtgctgaggCAGGCGTTTCTCTGGGAGACTGGAGTGCTGGCACTGTCTGTG CTCCTACAACCTCGGCCCCCTTGCCAGACACTTCAACGCGGCCTCCACATACAACAGCACCAGCGCCCGAGACGAGCACAG GTCCATCGACTTCACAACCCGCGACAACATTGCCAGGCATTACAACGCAGCTTCCACAGACACCATCACCATCAACACCTACACCGAGCTCAGGTACTCTCGTGCTCCCTGCCCATCTTCTACTGCTCGTGGCAGCTGTTCATTTCACTCCCTCCAAGGCCCGCGACCATGGGATGGAGCGGCTGTAG
- the LOC128911101 gene encoding IgGFc-binding protein-like — protein sequence MSNCGCFQNGKYYEVNGVQVYLPVDLSHGARVAIKGHYVVIDTSLGIQVNFDGDQELFILVDESLKGQLCGLCGTFNDNQLDDFLKPDKVLEQDPNKFGDSWLVKDDNRTCNPVSVVPPTCDTAKEKEYEELCKIILKNSGPFQVCHWHIPPQLYFESCVYDLCATEGNSDQFCKILEAYAAACELGGVNLGEWRKDTICAAPTACNMSCTFDVDLCEWQQATSDDFDWIRQKGTTPTPNTGPSYDHTTGEGYYIYLQGSQHQPSEVARLVSPVCSSEGPHCFRFWYHMYGVAEAMALRVYVVHNETSTLEWKDAGNKGDRWNLGEITVHSTGNLQIVLEGMIGEDIRSDVALDDLSIEKGYCTGNVTPTTPGTTISTPSEDTTTSAPIPGPGTCVVEGDPHYHTFDKQLHHFMGTCTYTLSKLCESNGLLPYFNVEAANEHRGGNTRVSYVRYVDVDVAGQRIRLGKGGVVTVNGVAEILPCTPAAGVQVSSSGFYTVVTTDFGLRVKFDGNHRVEVTLPSTFGQKVCGMCGNYNGMAADDFLNPEGMLEPDSTSLGNSWQVSNDSSCSAGPLPTPACNETDKQVIASSHFCGLLNDTSGPFQMCHAVLSPISYFDTCLYDLCELELDREALCKSLQSYADACQSLGVKIPVWRNATFCPITCPANSHYEPCGAACPATCVDPMAPVTCSLPCVEGCVCDSGYLLYNDRCVPSQQCGCWHNGQHYPVGSEFWTDNTCSSKCTCPARGSKVQCFSASCPADQYCGVKDGKPACLEESYGICHVHGDPHYNTFDKVTHNFMGNCTYTLAKVCSNSTSLPYFNVEAKNEHRGNTRVSYVREVLVEVYGERIAIVKKEKSQVLVNNVRQTLPVSAAGGAITVSRSGRYIILETDFNLRVSYDTDHSVEVKVPTAYFNLTCGMCGNFNNRREDDYMMPNGQQAADSNELGESWQVPDNDSSCGVPVPSPPCSAEEEKLYRSDQFCGMLTARPGSFERCHAVINPQNYFDTCFYDLCALNGGQEVLCAALEAYADACQAVGVTVLPWRNATFCREYLPCSCQKGDVLLPTPRPSGQSKSLVFPFPEGHPSLKACWS from the exons ATGAGTAACTGTGGCTGCTTTCAGAATGGCAAATATTATGAG gtgAATGGAGTTCAGGTTTATCTTCCTGTGGATTTGAGCCATGGAGCCAGAGTAGCTATAAAAGGACATTATGTGGTCATTGATACCTCTCTAGGGATCCAGGTGAACTTTGATGGTGACCAGGAGCTTTTCATTCTGGTTGATGAAAGTCTCAAAGGACAGCTGTGTGGTCTGTGTGGAACATTCAATGACAACCAGCTGGATGATTTTCTAAAACCGGATAAAGTCCTAGAACAGGATCCAAATAAATTTGGTGACAGCTGGCTAGTGAAGGATGACAATAGGAC GTGTAATCCAGTTTCAGTTGTACCGCCCACTTGTGACACagcaaaagagaaggaatatgaagaactttgcaaaattattttgaaaaatagcgGGCCTTTTCAGGTCTGCCATTGGCACATTCCCCCACAGCTGTACTTTGAGAGCTGTGTCTATGACCTATGTGCCACAGAGGGGAATTCTGACCAGTTTTGCAAGATTTTAGAGGCATATGCTGCTGCCTGTGAACTTGGAGGTGTAAATCTGGGTGAATGGAGGAAAGATACCATCTGCG CTGCACCAACAGCCTGCAATATGTCCTGCACATTTGATGTTGACTTGTGTGAGTGGCAACAGGCAACCAGTGACGACTTTGACTGGATAAGGCAAAAAGGGACGACACCCACACCAAATACGGGCCCTTCCTATGACCACACGACTGGAG AGGGCTATTACATCTACCTGCAAGGAAGTCAGCATCAGCCAAGTGAGGTAGCCCGCTTGGTCAGTCCAGTGTGCAGTTCGGAAGGACCGCACTGCTTCCGCTTCTGGTATCACATGTACGGAGTGGCTGAGGCAATGGCCCTGCGGGTGTACGTAGTTCACAATGAAACATCAACACTGGAATGGAAAGATGCTGGAAACAAAGGGGACAGATGGAACTTGGGAGAGATCACGGTACACAGCACAGGAAACCTGCAG ATTGTCCTGGAGGGCATGATAGGTGAAGACATCCGGAGCGATGTAGCATTGGATGATCTGTCCATTGAAAAGGGATACTGCACAG GCAATGTGACTCCAACAACACCAGGCACCACCATCAGCACACCTTCAGAAGACACAACAACGTCAGCACCCATACCAGGCCCAG GGACCTGTGTGGTGGAAGGAGACCCTCACTACCACACGTTCGACAAGCAGCTACACCACTTCATGGGCACCTGCACCTACACCCTTTCCAAGCTGTGCGAAAGCAACGGCTTGCTGCCCTACTTCAACGTGGAAGCGGCCAATGAACACAGGGGAGGCAACACTCGCGTGTCCTATGTCCGATACGTGGATGTCGATGTGGCTGGCCAGCGGATAAGGCTGGGGAAGGGTGGAGTGGTGACG GTCAATGGAGTGGCAGagatcctgccctgcaccccagccGCGGGCGTGCAGGTCTCGTCCAGCGGATTCTACACAGTGGTCACGACAGACTTTGGCTTGAGAGTGAAGTTTGATGGGAACCATCGGGTGGAGGTGACGCTTCCCAGCACCTTTGGGCAGAAGGTTTGTGGCATGTGTGGGAACTACAACGGGATGGCAGCAGATGACTTCCTGAACCCAGAAGGGATGCTGGAGCCAGACTCCACCAGCCTGGGCAACAGCTGGCAGGTGTCCAACGACAGCAG ctgctcaGCCGGACcactccccaccccagcctgcaATGAGACGGACAAGCAAGTCATTGCCAGCAGCCACTTCTGTGGGCTCCTCAACGACACCAGCGGCCCATTTCAGATGTGCCACGCTGTGCTGAGCCCCATCAGTTACTTTGACACCTGCCTTTATGACCTGTGTGAGCTGGAGCTGGACCGCGAAGCCCTGTGCAAGAGCTTGCAGTCCTACGCAGATGCCTGCCAGTCACTTGGTGTCAAGATCCCCGTGTGGAGGAACGCAACCTTCTGCC CCATCACCTGTCCAGCCAACAGTCACTACGAGCCCTGTGGTGCAGCCTGCCCTGCCACCTGTGTTGACCCAATGGCTCCTGTTACCTGCAGCCTGCCGTGCGTCGAAGGATGTGTGTGCGACAGTGGGTACCTGCTCTACAATGACCGATGTGTGCCCAGCCAGCAGTGCGGGTGCTGGCACAACGGGCAGCACTACCCCGTGGGCTCGGAGTTCTGGACGGACAACACGTGCTCCTCAAAGTGCACGTGTCCCGCACGGGGAAGCAAAGTCCAGTGCTTCAGTGCCTCATGCCCTGCAGACCAGTACTGCGGGGTGAAGGACGGGAAACCTGCATGCCTCGAAGAATCCTACGGCATCTGCCACGTCCACGGTGACCCTCACTACAACACCTTTGACAAGGTGACGCACAACTTCATGGGCAACTGCACCTACACGCTGGCCAAAGTGTGCTCCAACAGCACCTCCCTGCCCTACTTCAACGTGGAGGCCAAGAACGAGCATCGTGGGAACACCAGAGTGTCCTACGTGCGCGAAGTCCTGGTTGAGGTGTACGGAGAGCGCATTGCCATTGTCAAGAAGGAGAAGAGCCAAGTGCTG GTGAACAATGTGCGCCAGACCTTGCCGGTGAGCGCAGCCGGAGGTGCCATCACGGTGAGCAGGAGCGGCCGCTACATCATCCTGGAGACAGACTTCAACCTCCGAGTGTCCTACGACACTGACCACTCGGTGGAGGTGAAGGTGCCCACTGCCTACTTCAACCTGACCTGTGGCATGTGCGGGAACTTCAACAACCGGAGAGAGGACGATTACATGATGCCCAATGGGCAGCAAGCCGCAGACTCCAACGAgctgggggagagctggcaggtccCAGACAATGACTCCTCTTgcggtgtccccgtcccctccccaccctgcagcgCAGAAGAGGAGAAGCTCTACCGATCGGACCAGTTCTGTGGCATGCTGACTGCCAGGCCTGGCTCTTTTGAGAGGTGCCACGCTGTGATCAACCCCCAGAACTACTTTGACACCTGTTTCTATGACCTTTGTGCCCTGAATGGTGGCCAGGAGGTCCTGTGTGCTGCTCTGGAGGCCTACGCTGATGCGTGCCAGGCAGTCGGCGTGACTGTCCTTCCCTGGAGGAACGCCACCTTCTGCCGTGAGTACCTGCCTTGCAGTTGCCAGAAGGGGGATGTGCTGCTCCCCACGCCCAGACCCTCTGGCCAAAGCAAGTCTTTGGTCTTCCCCTTCCCAGAAGGTCATCCTTCCTTGAAGGCGTGCTGGTCCTAA
- the LOC128911102 gene encoding alpha-tectorin-like — protein MLMEVEKVVRETPYNCSLPCVEGCVCDSGYLLYNDRCVPSQQCGCWHNGQHYPVGLEFWTDNTCSSKCTCPARGSKVQCFSASCPADQYCGVKDGKPACLEESYGICHVHGDPHYNTFDKVTHNFMGNCTYTLAKVCSNSTSLPYFNVEAKNEHRGNTRVSYVREVLVEVYGERIAIVKKEKSQVLVNNVRQTLPVSAAGGAITVSRSGRYIVLETDFNLRVSYDTDHSVEVKVPTAYFNLTCGMCGNFNNRREDDYMMPNGQQAADSNELGESWQVPDNDSSCGVPVPSPPCSAEEEKLYRSDQFCGMLTARPGSFERCHAVINPQNYFDTCFYDLCALNGGQEVLCAALEAYADACQAVGVTILPWRNATFCREFL, from the exons ATGCTAATGGAAGTGGAGAAAGTAGTGAGG GAAA CACCCTACAACTGCAGCCTGCCGTGCGTCGAAGGATGTGTGTGCGACAGCGGGTACCTGCTCTACAATGACCGATGTGTGCCCAGCCAGCAGTGCGGGTGCTGGCACAACGGGCAGCACTACCCCGTGGGCTTGGAGTTCTGGACGGACAACACGTGCTCCTCAAAGTGCACGTGTCCCGCACGGGGAAGCAAAGTCCAGTGCTTCAGTGCCTCATGCCCTGCGGACCAGTACTGCGGGGTGAAGGACGGGAAACCTGCATGCCTCGAAGAATCCTACGGCATCTGCCACGTCCACGGTGACCCTCACTACAACACCTTTGACAAGGTGACGCACAACTTCATGGGCAACTGCACCTACACGCTGGCCAAAGTGTGCTCCAACAGCACCTCCCTGCCCTACTTCAACGTGGAGGCCAAGAACGAGCATCGTGGGAACACCAGAGTGTCCTACGTGCGCGAAGTCCTGGTTGAGGTGTACGGAGAGCGCATTGCCATTGTCAAGAAGGAGAAGAGCCAAGTGCTG GTGAACAATGTGCGCCAGACCTTGCCGGTGAGCGCAGCCGGAGGTGCCATCACGGTGAGCAGGAGCGGCCGCTACATCGTCCTGGAGACAGACTTCAACCTCCGAGTGTCCTACGACACTGACCACTCGGTGGAGGTGAAGGTGCCCACTGCCTACTTCAACCTGACCTGTGGCATGTGCGGGAACTTCAACAACCGGAGAGAGGACGATTACATGATGCCCAATGGGCAGCAAGCCGCAGACTCCAACGAgctgggggagagctggcaggtccCAGACAATGACTCCTCTTgcggtgtccccgtcccctccccaccctgcagcgCAGAAGAGGAGAAGCTCTACCGATCGGACCAGTTCTGTGGCATGCTGACTGCCAGGCCTGGCTCTTTTGAGAGGTGCCACGCTGTGATCAACCCCCAGAACTACTTTGACACCTGTTTCTATGACCTTTGTGCCCTGAATGGTGGCCAGGAGGTCCTGTGTGCTGCTCTGGAGGCCTACGCTGATGCGTGCCAGGCAGTCGGCGTGACTATCCTTCCCTGGAGGAATGCCACCTTCTGCCGTGAGTTTCTGTAG